The Primulina eburnea isolate SZY01 chromosome 12, ASM2296580v1, whole genome shotgun sequence genome includes the window TTGGGAATTATCTACTAAAAGATTTTgttttatacaacaccttgtacaaactcatTTCAACTTAGCAATTATCTCTCGTCTAATTGAAACTCCTAGCACACTCTCGATTGTAGGCCGTAACTTCACAATCCGTATACTGTTTAACGTCTTTTATGTCAAGACTACAAACATGatctttaatgtctttgtgtaaatactcactcaactaaactttgaagcTCAACACTCATGTATATGTGTGAGGATATAATCATTTACATTGTATTTATCTCTCAAATATATTCTCATACATTGAGTTTGCTCTCATTTTAGCTCATTTTCTCATGTAGgttgcccatgctttgaatccccttccAAAGCTTGTATTTGATCTtgaagatgttgtatttatagactTCAACAATGATATACACATTAGACACAAAAATATGACCATTTGGAAAGTTTATGTACTGTTTTTGATATTGAAACGGTCATTTCCGCCTTCCTGGACATTTTCCTAAGCCTAAACCGACCATTCAGTTTGCTCTGGTCAATTGGTTCAGTTCTGCTGATCTGCTAAACTGGTCAGTTGTGCTTCTCTGCTCAACTgaaactggtcagttgaacatGCTCAACTAAACCAAACCGATGACGTATGATTTCGCTGATTTAAGCatgtgcagaaccagtaacttcatcatcatttatcagcatcttacgTTTCGATTTAGACTTTGACTTGTGAATGTGATTTGTGGATCATCATCTTAGCTTCGTAATACACACTGAATCGTTTCATATGGATAATGAGCTGATCAGGCTGACCAAATTCCGCAACTGCTCAtgctcaattaattattgtttttGTGCAATCAGTTTGGTCTTACAACCATCAGTTTGCCTTTTAGCTCAACTGACGTGATATAACACTTGTcgcaaattgagttttctgttCATTCGTCTTGGCGACCACTCATTTTGACTGCCGAGCAGTGATATATCATAAAAAAACCAAAGCTTGCCAGATTTCCAGTCTGGCTAAATTCGAGTTTCAGcttttgtaacgccccgaaaatttaaagtccacgcgaaccatatgcatgcaattattaaattctcttgtattttaattgctaTCGAATTATGTGTCATACATGCTTATTATGATTTTATGGACATTCTGCATGAAATTgcatttttaaagattattcatgcgacgatcgaggaacggagaccgggggctGATTAATgtgaaaaaaatgttttaattaaacaattaattttaattaattgatttgaGGGAGATGGCTTCTCGTATTTTTGAAACAAGaaattttgaggtgattttatacgccgagactaatttttatcggtgttggattttcaattaAAATACGACCTTTTGAGcagtccggctatttaattcactaactatttttatgaaaaccattttataaattgattaaGAGCCTAGCTTGCACCAGTGGGCTTAATTAAGAGTTTATTTGGCCTTAAGCCTTTTTAACAATTAATTAACATATCAAAAAGAGATTTAAACCCTAAGCTAAGCACTCCACTCAATCTCACACACGTTCACGCCGCTaaaagaattttcagaaaaccaaAAACTCCTCCACGGCAAAACAGCAGCTCTCGGTCGTGAGGAGCTTCAGTTTATCTTTCAAGGTTCAAAGGAAATTAGCTCGGTTCTCTCCGTTCTTCATCGCCATCGGTATTTCGTGCGTTAacgacgcaaaggcacgccaataTCTTCTTTTCTCGTCCATTACATCATactattgatttaaattatgtTTGTGCGAAGAacatgaagtcttattccagaaAATTCGGTTTTTACGTGTACGTGCTACGAACTAACGTTCTCATGTGTCGATTCATGTCTTGTTTGTAattaggggctgccatgatactAGGTTGAGACCAGGTAAGGATTAAGCATGTTTTGGGAATCTTAAACACTCACCCTAACACCACAAAGAATTTAAGGAACGACAGTAGCGGAACATGCAACCGTGTTGTTGCTGTCATGCGGGAGGGTTGGGGGTTTCAAGCACCAGGGAGAGGGCTGGCCTTGGCAGCGGTTCAGGGCTGGCTAGGGACTTGGGTGAGACTAGActagagtcctagccaagctaaGATTCGAGCCTGAGGGTTGGCAGGAGTCCTGTACGCGCATGCACAGGTTCTGTGCAGGAGGCGCGCTGAATTCTGTGAGCGAAGGGCAGGTTCCAGGGCTCGTGGGTTAGGTTAGGGCGAGTCCTCTGGGTCCTTGTTAAGTGCTCAAGGTGTCGGTTCAAGGGCTGGAGTGTGGGCTGGGGCCATAAGTTCACAAATTAGACTCCacgaaaaaaataatattctcggCCATTGCATTGGAGTAGATTAGGACCTTCGTTTTTGCTTTGGGCATGGTATCTCGGTGGGTTGAGGGTCCAATAGGGTAATTTATGATGTTGGTCAAGTTTTGGACCaacatggttcgggggtaactcggaAAATCGGAAGTTGGCTCGGGGTTGAAGTTCGAGTGTCAAATTGAGTTTTAAAAGTAAAGaaaattggaaaacggctcacgagGGTCGGGTCGTGGTCCATaaaagctaaaataatataaaaagactaaatttagaatttaggaattttatattaaagtttggtatttttcgggattaaaacaccgttaaaataactaataaaagataaattgaaaagtctaagttttaagcctAATAAAATTACGAGAAAATTCTTATAAGCTTAAAtgtttatttgggacatgttagagtcatgaaatcaagaaaaaagtcagaAATGAAATTGTcgagtctaggggtaaaacggtctttttacacctaaaattagtaaCGGTCAtagcagtgccctaaatgctgtttttatgatattatgttcatTGTTAAATGCTTATGGAATgctcatgatttatttatgatttcttttaaatgtccatgaaatgTTATGATTAaagttgacatttaaaagacatggtgcatgcttggtttcaaaagaaaatatattcatgcatgattttatgaggtgatgaaaacatgaatacattgatgaaagtgaagtaattgtgactatgaggatttgaggatttgaggttatgatcaagaataggccaaggctcagttgacgatcttgtgtcgctgatgtccccgccgcccagtactgtggtttcatgtagatggtaccatcgtcatgtcatgtcatgtcatgtcacgccaggaaagtcacaattaacgatccgaattcaatcaaggaaaagataaagttatgatcatgaaaagaatcacgtcatgctattatgtcatgttatcatgttatgttatgatcaaggaaaaggtaaaggttcaggttcatgttatgcatttcatgaaaatatttacgaaaatgttcatgctcaagtttatgcattttcatgaaatgatattttaagtacaagtattttcactgttgcatgtgattttatatctattactcgttacaaagttttggtgtgttgagtctttagactcactaggtgtgatggatgcaggtgaggttgagggagggcttgacacatgagatgactggactgaaggtgcacacaacccgaggaccagcgcttctactgtttttccgcactcatgattaTGGAATATGATTTcacgttaaaagatttttaaaaccatttatttatgctttagaaTGGTTTTGGGGAGGAAAATACGTTTCacgattattgctttctaggtttggtaactcatgcgatTATTCTATTTTATGACGTTAgcaattgatttttaaatgctagctagcgaatGTTCTAGATCATGCACAAAAATATTTTCGTGTTTGtccgaaatttaaaaaaaaaaaaaatctagtgcATTTTAAACAAAAGAACACGGGACGTTTCAGCTTTCATATTGAGTTAACAATTTAACACTTGAGtcaatatgttagaaacacaataataagttttgttaccatcaaaatcaaaattgttAGAGTTTCTAACCTAacttataatatattaatatacaaaatataaaaaaaatatataattgttTCTTTAAGTAATCATGAGTCATGACCCATGCGATGGATTAACATACACACAACAATAATTAAAATGAAATTAATCATATTttagcttattctattgatgTCTCAGATTTGGAATGAAatctaattttaatatttttctcaACTACCAAAAAGAATTTACATTAGATAACAAAATTGTGTAAAACAAGCAATGCAATAATATAAGGGTAAATTAGGGAAAAATccctaattatatattaaatttaaaattcagcTCTTATATCAATAAAGTTTAATATGCATTCCTGGATacccaaaaaatttaattacaCTCCCTAATTGACATATTTacctatttttaaattattatttcactttgtacaatatatatatatatatatatatatatatatatatatatatatatatatatgaacacactaaaaaaaaataaataatataaataaaaaataaaatcttattaataatataaagtaataaaaaatttattatttgagtcgatatatttaaatttaatgtttgtatttaaataatataaaaataaaaagtaaaattggCTAACAAAAAGTTGAAACTAAAATTTAAGTTTTTTCAATTATTAATtcacaaaaataatatatgtgaacggaattataatttaaatatggaCAGTAAGATTTTTTGTTCCAAATTTACGaatataataaaattcaaatttctttttatttgattttaacatATTAACACTATAATCTTTTTCCTCTTGCTTCAGTGGTCTATAAGTATCTGCTTCCGCGTTCATGGAATTTTTTTCCTCTCTCCTCCATTTTCGCCCTTACTATCTCTCTTGTTCGCTCCTCCGGCAATCCAACCGGCCGCTGCTGAGCTGGTCAATTCTCTGTATTGTATCATTCCAGTGCTCAGGTATCCATATTTCTGGAAGCTCGGTGTGTGTGTCTACTTGTGTACTGTGTGTTTCTTGATGTATGTGAACGAAGGGATTTAGATCtgagttgtttctggaagtttgtttattatttttcaGAGATTCTTGTAAAGCTCGATGCCTTGGTCAACACTGTTTTCCTCTATAATCATCTGTAATTTGTGGTTCTGTGTTTTCATATTTTACCAGGCTTTAATGAGCTTATTCTGCGTTTTACTGATGTCTGTAATGCAGATTGTTTATTTTTCACCTGCTTGCGAAAAATGTAAACTTTATCCACTTCCCATTTTCCTGGATATATTTTTGGtggtttctttcttttcatTTACTTTAGTTTGAAATACTATGACTTTAGATAACTTGAGTGGTTGGTAGGATTTTACATTTCCTCCTTTAGAAACGGTCAGCTTCGGAGGTTGATTATGCTGGCAACGGTTGCTTTGCTTGTTGATGAATCACATTCTGTTGTTTCTTGCATCATAATCTAGTATTGGGTTTCGAAAGCTCATCAATTTTGGGTGTTATACCCAGATATGCGATGTCCAATAATTTGATTCCTGTTTAATCTAGATGTCTATGATGTTTATAAGTTTCTCGACTTTCTACTTAGTGCAGCATCCTGGCGTAGTAAAGAATAGTGGCTGAGACACATGGCCTTTTAAGCATTTTTCTCCATTATCTTCTTATATCACTCGTGTGCTCTATATATCGATTAAGGTCTGAGAGGGAATGCTACTTCTTGTTGTAGAGGATACTCAGGTTTAAAAGAGAGAAATAATGGATGAAGTGAAGCTTATTGTCGATGTAATGAATGGTGGCATGGATCGTACTAAAGAAACTGGAATTAAAAAAGTGAGTTCATATTGCTCAATCCCTGATTTCAATGACTATGATCTCTCGAAGCTGCTTGATAAGCCCAGGTTAAACATAGAGAGACAGAGATCTTTTGATGAAAGGTCACTAAGCGAGTTATCGATTGGTCTGACAAGAGGTTTAGAGAATTACGAGCATGCACATTCACCGGGACGATCAGCGCTGAACACCCCTGCCTCATCCACTCGGAATTCATTCGAGCCACATCCAATAGTTGCTGATGCTTGGGAAGCCCTCCGCCGGTCAATGGTCTCCTTCCGGGGACAACCAGTTGGCACAATTGCTGCTTATGATCACGCTTCCGAGGAGGTTTTAAATTATGACCAGGTAGAAGTTATATTAAATTTTCTTGGGTATTCATTCGGATTCGGATTACTCTGATATTACATGAtgccaacaaaatttttttcCATCAATTTATGGCTGCAGGTTTTTGTTCGAGATTTTGTACCGAGTGCACTGGCCTTTTTAATGAATGGTGAGCCGGAGATAGTTAAGAATTTCCTGTTGAAAACACTTCAACTTCAAGGGTGGGAAAAAAAAGTAGATAGATTCAAGCTTGGTGAGGGTGTCATGCCTGCCAGTTTCAAAGTTCTTCATGACCCCGTCCGGAAGACAGATACAATAGTAGCTGATTTTGGTGAGAGTGCGATTGGAAGAGTTGCACCAGTGGATTCTGGTTTCTGGTGGATAGTTCTTCTTCGTGCATATACAAAATCCACTGGAGACCTATCTCTGGCCGAAACACCAGAGTGTCAGAGGGGACTGAGACTTATTATGGGCTTGTGTCTGTCGGAAGGATTCGACACATTTCCAACTTTACTATGCGCTGATGGATGTTCAATGATTGATCGTAGAATGGTGAGATACCTTAACACACTTACCTTGATAATATTATTCAATGCCTGTTCATTTTGGAATTCAAATATATTGGAAACATTATCGTTGAACTTAAGTTAATTATCAACACTTACTGCCACTTGCATTTAAAAAGTTGTATTCTTATGCCATAATTTAATTTCTCAGGGAATCTACGGATACCCTATAGATATTCAAGCACTATTTTTTATGGCACTGAGATGTGCTTTGGCAATGTTGAAGCCTGATGCAGAAGGCAAAGAGTTCATTGAAAGAATAGTGAAGCGCTTGCATGCCTTGAGCTACCATATGAGAAGTTACTTTTGGCTTGATTTTCAACAATTGAATGACATATATCGCTACAAAACCGAAGAATATTCCCACACTGCTGTAAATAAGTTTAATGTGATTCCAGATTCAATCCCTGAGTGGGTGTTTGATTTTATGCCAACACGCGGTGGTTATTTTATTGGCAACGTGAGTCCTGCAAGAATGGATTTTAGATGGTTTGCTTTAGGAAATTGTGTTGCCATATTATCGTCCCTTTCCACTCCTGAGCAATCTTCTGCTATTATGGACCTTTTTGAAGAGAGGTGGGAGGAGCTGGTCGGCGAGATGCCTCTAAAAATTTGTTATCCAGCAATCGAAAATCATGAGTGGCGAATTGTAACTGGCTGCGATCCAAAGAATACGAGATGGAGTTATCATAATGGAGGATCTTGGCCAGGTCCTTTTTCCACAGTCTCTTAATTTGCTGTCATAAATAAATACTCATTTGAGAACTTTTGAATCCTTTTGTTgacattttttttctaaattataTGCATCTGGGGACCAGTGCTTCTATGGCTTCTAACAGCTGCTTGCATTAAAGTTGGACGCCCACAAATCGCAAGACGGGCAATTGATCTTGCGGAGAGCCGTTTGCTGAAGGACAACTGGCCTGAATATTATGATGGAAAACTAGGAAGATATATTGGTAAACAAGCTAGAAAATACCAAACATGGTCAATTGCTGGATATCTTGTGGCAAAAATGATGCTGGAGGACCCTTCACACTTGGGAATGATTTCTCTTGAAGAAGACAAGCAAATGAAACCTGTGATCAAGCGATCTTCCTCGTGGACGTGCTGAAAACTCAGTGAAGAATCATTGCATCGAACAAAGTAATAGTAAAGAGCAACAAAAAGTGAGACCCCCTATTTTGTTTCTTTATCAGAGAACGATTCCTCTCGTGGTGTCTCTTATCGTAGGTGTGTACTATATGATGTCATGCAACACTACCACACGTCGAAGTCTCTtcatatttgaaaagaaaataggACATTTGATAATTCCTGCTTCGTTTCTTGAATgtattttcagattttatatGAATTCTGAATCTTATATTCGAAATTTGgacaagaaattatttttgaatctCGGATGAGAGGTTTCAAGAATAAGAACCAGTTAATGAGAATCTTTAATGATCTGAGAATAGTCTATGCATCTGCAAgcaaaatttcattaaattttggTGTCAGACGGTGGTTGGATATGGGGAAAAAAAAGTTTTTTACTTGAAATCGCAGGTCTTTTATGCATCAACTTTGCATATTTTTCACCTCCATTAGAATAGTTACACAAACTAGTAATCACTTTGATTACTCTAATGTTCATACATTTGCATGTAAAAATCAAACGTGTTCGTCTTTGTCTATATACATATATAGTTCACTTTGATATCATTTTAAATGGATCATTTTCCAATGGTATAGGATACTCGTCACTTATATATGCAATCTTCATCTGTTTCTGTGTCTATGATTCATTTCACTTTCTCCAAATGGTCCCTGCTCTCACTCGTGTACTAATCTGATGCCCTGCTCTGCCTAAGGGGACTGGATTGGGTTGAGTGTATTACTCTGCCTTCTTCCATTTTGACTGCATTAAATTC containing:
- the LOC140807161 gene encoding probable alkaline/neutral invertase D, which codes for MDEVKLIVDVMNGGMDRTKETGIKKVSSYCSIPDFNDYDLSKLLDKPRLNIERQRSFDERSLSELSIGLTRGLENYEHAHSPGRSALNTPASSTRNSFEPHPIVADAWEALRRSMVSFRGQPVGTIAAYDHASEEVLNYDQVFVRDFVPSALAFLMNGEPEIVKNFLLKTLQLQGWEKKVDRFKLGEGVMPASFKVLHDPVRKTDTIVADFGESAIGRVAPVDSGFWWIVLLRAYTKSTGDLSLAETPECQRGLRLIMGLCLSEGFDTFPTLLCADGCSMIDRRMGIYGYPIDIQALFFMALRCALAMLKPDAEGKEFIERIVKRLHALSYHMRSYFWLDFQQLNDIYRYKTEEYSHTAVNKFNVIPDSIPEWVFDFMPTRGGYFIGNVSPARMDFRWFALGNCVAILSSLSTPEQSSAIMDLFEERWEELVGEMPLKICYPAIENHEWRIVTGCDPKNTRWSYHNGGSWPVLLWLLTAACIKVGRPQIARRAIDLAESRLLKDNWPEYYDGKLGRYIGKQARKYQTWSIAGYLVAKMMLEDPSHLGMISLEEDKQMKPVIKRSSSWTC